The following nucleotide sequence is from Populus nigra chromosome 15, ddPopNigr1.1, whole genome shotgun sequence.
ATCCAATGGATTTTCTCAACGAAAATGGACAGAATATTCTTCATGTTGCAGCGGAGAGTGAACAGAGGAAAATAGTGGATGAAATATTGAGAAATGGAGATCTGGAAGCACTTACAAATGAGAAAGATTACGATGGAAATACACCTTTGCACTTGGCTGCAATGTATGGCCGTCCTGAGATAGTGCAGGCACTAGTGAGTGACAAGCGGGTGGATAAAAGGATTGTTAATAATGAAAAGTTGAAACCATCTGGTGTTGTTGCGAAATTATTGCAAGGCGGACGCTTTGAAGCACCAAATTCAGATGGAATGGTATGCTTATACGCTGAGCCTTTTCGAAAAACTGACCTTATGGTGCCAATGGGCTTGCAATTGCTCTTGAACATCACGGGGGATCATACTCCAAATTAATCATCATATATACTTGCtaaaaatgataatgaaaagGACAACCTTAACTGATTGCAAGAAAACACATTCAAATTCAGTTTCGAATGTATACTTACAAATTAATACTGTCTTTGCATGTCCTTGCTCAGAACAAGCTAATCGATACCAAGCATGAGGATGATGCTGCGAGAGGCGTATGGAACAAATCGCAGGACGTAGAAGTTCGCAAAATGGTAAGATTTTCGGTTTCACTAAAACTGCACTTTATCTTATGCTTCGACTTAAACTGCACTTTATATCAACTTatacaaattattattaatctcCACGAACGCACCACAACTACCTTTATGTTTGGAATTGTGTTttgaaattacttttaaaaaaagttaattaattttttatttaaaattaatatgttttttatattttcaaagttgatatgtcaaaaataaatttttaaaaataaatgcttaCTTGAAAAGATCTATTAATTATCAAAACTTCATGAgtcacatttgatttttttgtaccTGTAGAACAAGAGAAGACACAAAAAATTTCCTTGAAGTCAAATTACTTTGTATTCTAGCCGTTTGGGTCCACATAAGAAGCTAATCAAGTGATGGAAGCAAATATATTCTAGTATAGCAAAAACTTTTACATCCACATTTTATccaaaatatattcttttaattgagatTAAGTCTCCATCAAAGAGACTTTAAGGATGTGTTTTTCACATGAGTTtataatgcattaaaaaaaaattttacggAAAAGGGAATATATTTTGGATACCTCACTGATCTACTAAATATAGTCATAATTATTTGATGCAACTTTACGGAAAAGGGAATGatagatttcttttaattacctTAAATTTGATTAATCCAAATGGAAATAAAGTTCTTTACTTGCACAAAAATATGGAATACCTCATTGATCTACTAAATAGCGATGAATTACTTCTTCGTTATTATGGGATATTAAGCTAACATTGTCATGATgctttatataatttgtttaccatatattttctaattaacaCTTTGTTGTTCAGCGTGAGGTATTAAAAGTTTTGGTGGAGGCAGGTGATAAGACTGAGTTTGACATCAATCTTAACTTTGATTTAACGACGTTAACGACGGAGGAACGGAACAGAGGGGTAGGGAATCTTCTCGTGGTGGCAGTACTGGTAGCTGGAGTAACCTTCGCTGGTGCTATCACTGTGCCTGGATCAGGTTCTGATCTTACCAGTGATAGTTCAAAAAATCTGATGagagcttatattttttttgacatgCTAGCTATGAATTTCACCCTCATCGCCGCTATAATCCTTTGTCAGATGTCATTAGGTCGTACCAGTTATGTAACATCAAGCATGGAGGTAGCGACATCTCTTAATTTTTACTCCCTTCTCTGCATGGGTTTAGCATATACATTCATCCTAGCAATCACGGTGCAAGAACGTACTGGATTTTTCATAACCATCATCACATTACAAGCCTATCTTTTTTTTACCCAATTAGTTTGTTCCTATGGATTGATTCTTTCAACTGCAAATTCAGTATTGTCTTTCCTGCGTGCAAATCCCTTTAAATTCATGGCTCGAATGGAAAGAAGGGTGGATGTACGGACTTCTCTTATGGGTAGAGAATACGATCACATCCAGTTCAAACTGTATAGCTTGCAAACGGGAGGGCATTTTATCTTGTATTTAAATCTcttgtaattaatttgtatCTCTTGTAACAAATAGATAagctctttctcttctctcctgcAAGGACTCTGGTTATATACTAGTCACATAACCCGCCCTATGCTGCTggttaatcttttttatataaaaaatataaaaaaaaaaactaagatctaaaagtattaggtctttctgcaaagcTATATCCAAGAATTTTAGATCTGGTTATAACGCCtgatccaaaaataatatttataataataataataatattaaacttgcataacCCTGTAGGTCTAGGTCTAGCTttaataccagacccaataaccTTGCATGTGGATCTGCCTTGCATGTGGATCTGGCTGCAAGATtatgtcataaaagtatgataattaaataaattaattaaaaagaaaaaaaccaatagaaagaaaaacactaatgaagaaaaagaaa
It contains:
- the LOC133673943 gene encoding protein ACCELERATED CELL DEATH 6-like isoform X2, translating into MKNNKGNTPLHDAVIKGCREVACFLVYEDLEVSYHKNKEHKSPLYLAVESCDEEMIASVIEAMPEGNLEKLADGKPDIMLPEDKKGGNLLHLAASMGFLFGARLLVSRCPVAASQRNEAGNLPIHVACQKGHLEVVRELLIYWFDPMDFLNENGQNILHVAAESEQRKIVDEILRNGDLEALTNEKDYDGNTPLHLAAMYGRPEIVQALVSDKRVDKRIVNNEKLKPSGVVAKLLQGGRFEAPNSDGMNKLIDTKHEDDAARGVWNKSQDVEVRKMREVLKVLVEAGDKTEFDINLNFDLTTLTTEERNRGVGNLLVVAVLVAGVTFAGAITVPGSDVIRSYQLCNIKHGGSDIS
- the LOC133673943 gene encoding protein ACCELERATED CELL DEATH 6-like isoform X1; amino-acid sequence: MKNNKGNTPLHDAVIKGCREVACFLVYEDLEVSYHKNKEHKSPLYLAVESCDEEMIASVIEAMPEGNLEKLADGKPDIMLPEDKKGGNLLHLAASMGFLFGARLLVSRCPVAASQRNEAGNLPIHVACQKGHLEVVRELLIYWFDPMDFLNENGQNILHVAAESEQRKIVDEILRNGDLEALTNEKDYDGNTPLHLAAMYGRPEIVQALVSDKRVDKRIVNNEKLKPSGVVAKLLQGGRFEAPNSDGMNKLIDTKHEDDAARGVWNKSQDVEVRKMREVLKVLVEAGDKTEFDINLNFDLTTLTTEERNRGVGNLLVVAVLVAGVTFAGAITVPGSGSDLTSDSSKNLMRAYIFFDMLAMNFTLIAAIILCQMSLGRTSYVTSSMEVATSLNFYSLLCMGLAYTFILAITVQERTGFFITIITLQAYLFFTQLVCSYGLILSTANSVLSFLRANPFKFMARMERRVDVRTSLMGREYDHIQFKLYSLQTGGHFILYLNLL